One window of the Pyrus communis chromosome 17, drPyrComm1.1, whole genome shotgun sequence genome contains the following:
- the LOC137722793 gene encoding kinesin-like protein KIN-UA — MAASGGYNYRDGGQRGALRLDRPLSVNSNPKSSVKSKSLPASGPRRNSTGSTGGGGSAGAGVLGRVRVAVRLRPRNDEEMVADADFADCVELQPELKRLKLRKNNWDTDTYEFDEVLTEFASQKRVYEVVAKPVVESVLDGYNGTVMAYGQTGTGKTYTLGQLGEEDTAARGIMVRAMEDILADVSPESDSLSVSYLQLYMETIQDLLDPANDNISIVEDPKTGDVSVPGASLVEIRDQQSFVELLRFGEAHRFATNTKLNTESSRSHAILMVNVKKSVKGRDSALSSQNGNNSHVVKSLKAPVVRKSKLVVVDLAGSERIDKSGSEGHTLEEAKSINLSLSALGKCINALAENSSHVPVRDSKLTRLLRDSFGGTARTSLVITIGPSPRHRGETASTIMFGQRAMKVENMLKLKEEFDYKSLARRLDIQLDKIIAEHERQQKVFEDEMERMSIQAQNRISDVERNYADALEKERLKYQKDYMESIKKLEEQLVITQKKHDSEKITNGHEDNGSNMTSSKESCRLHVEEIDDLTKLLQKETMLRKAAEEEVQNLKSQLTQWKRSEAAGNSEILKLRKMLEDEEHQKEKLEGEIARLHSQLLQLSFEADETSQQLDRSGPGKIGGLESLMTQVRQPQLKDSGNGEKASIAKLFEQVGLQKILSLLEAEDNDVRIHAVKVVANLAAEETNQERIVEAGGLTSLLMLLENSEDETIHRVAAGAIANLAMNETNQELIMTQGGISLLSMTAAHGKDPQTLRMVAGAIANLCGNDKLQNKLRGEGGIKALLGMVRCGHPDVLAQVARGIANFAKCESRASTQGTKTGKSLLIEDGALAWIVQNASNDASPIKRHIELALCHLAQHEVNAKDMITSGALWELVRISRDCSHEDIRNLAYRTLTSSPTFQAELRRLRIDN; from the exons ATGGCGGCGTCGGGCGGGTATAATTACCGAGATGGCGGTCAGAGGGGAGCTTTGAGGTTGGATAGGCCTCTCTCTGTAAATTCCAACCCCAAGTCTTCTGTCAAATCCAAGTCTTTGCCTGCTTCTGGGCCCCGCCGGAACAGTACCGGCTCCACCGGCGGCGGTGGTTCTGCTGGAGCAGGAG TTCTTGGAAGAGTCCGAGTAGCTGTAAGATTGCGACCACGTAATGATGAGGAAATGGTTGCAGATGCTGATTTTGCGGACTGCGTAGAATTGCAACCAGAG CTAAAAAGGTTGAAACTTCGGAAGAACAATTGGGACACAGATacttatgaatttgatgaagtGCTTACTGAGTTTGCATCCCAAAAGCGTGTTTATGAAGTAGTGGCAAAGCCTGTTGTTGAG AGTGTTCTGGACGGTTACAATGGAACGGTCATGGCATATGGCCAGACCGGTACAGGGAAAACATATACTCTTGGACAACTTGGAGAGGAAGACACTGCTGCTCGTGGAATTATGGTTCGTGCTATGGAGGATATTTTAGCAGATGTATCTCCAGAGTCTGATTCTTTGTCAGTCTCATATTTGCAG CTTTACATGGAAACCATACAGGACCTACTTGATCCTGCGAACGATAACATTTCTATTGTGGAAGACCCAAAGACTGGTGATGTCTCAGTACCAGGGGCTAGCCTAGTTGAAATCAGGGACCAGCAGAGTTTTGTAGAACTACTAAGATTTGGGGAAGCTCACCGCTTTGctacaaatacaaaattaaataccGAATCTTCCCGTAGTCATGCTATTCTGATG GTAAATGTAAAGAAGTCTGTCAAGGGAAGAGATTCAGCTCTTTCAAGCCAAAATGGGAACAATTCTCACGTGGTTAAAAGTCTAAAGGCTCCTGTTGTTCGAAAGAGCAAGTTGGTTGTGGTGGATCTTGCTGGTTCAGAGCGCATTGACAAATCAG GAAGTGAAGGACATACACTAGAAGAAGCCAAATCAATTAATCTCTCCTTAAGTGCACTGGGAAAGTGTATTAATGCATTGGCAGAGAATAGTTCACATGTTCCAGTCCGAGATTCAAAACTCACAAGATTGCTTAGGGATTCATTTGGAG GCACAGCAAGAACTTCACTGGTTATTACTATTGGTCCATCCCCACGTCATCGAGGAGAGACAGCTAGCACCATCATGTTTGGACAGCGG GCTATGAAAGTGGAAAATATGTTGAAATTGAAGGAAGAATTTGACTACAAAAGTTTGGCCAGGAGGCTAGATATACAATTAGACAAAATCATTGCAGAACATGAGAGGCAGCAGAAAGTATTTGAGGATGAGATGGAAAGAATGAGCATACAAGCACAAAATCGGATCTCAGATGTTGAAAGGAACTATGCAGACGCACTAGAG AAGGAAAGATTGAAATATCAGAAAGACTATATGGAATCAATAAAGAAGCTCGAAGAGCAGTTGGTGATTACTCAGAAAAAGCATGACAGTGAAAAAATCACAAATGGACACGAGGACAATGGCTCTAACATGACGTCAAGCAAAGAG AGTTGCAGGCTGCATGTGGAGGAAATTGATGACCTAACAAAGTTGCTCCAGAAAGAGACTATGCTTAGGAAGGCTGCTGAAGAGGAAGTGCAAAATCTTAAAAGTCAATTGACTCAGTGGAAAAGGTCAGAG GCAGCTGGAAACTCTGAGATCTTAAAACTTCGTAAGATGTTGGAAGATGAGGAACATCAGAAAGAGAAACTTGAAGGAGAAATAGCAAGACTACACAGTCAATTGTTGCAACTAAGTTTTGAAGCCGATGAG ACAAGTCAACAACTAGATAGGAGTGGGCCGGGAAAAATTGGTGGTCTTGAGTCCCTTATGACTCAAGTTAGGCAACCGCAGCTTAAAGATTCAGGAAATGGGGAGAAAGCCTCGATAGCAAAACTCTTTGAGCAAG TGGGATTGCAAAAGATCTTGTCATTGCTTGAAGCAGAAGATAATGATGTGCGGATTCATGCTGTTAAAGTTGTAGCAAATCTTGCTGCTGAAG AAACAAATCAGGAGAGAATAGTAGAAGCTGGTGGTCTTACATCCTTGCTGATGCTACTTGAAAACTCTGAGGATGAAACCATACATAGAGTTGCTGCCGGTGCAATTGCAAATCTAGCGATGAATG AAACCAACCAGGAGCTGATAATGACTCAAGGGGGAATTAGTTTGTTATCTATGACAGCAGCCCACGGTAAAGATCCCCAAACCCTTCGAATGGTTGCTGGTGCCATTGCTAATCTATGTGGAAATG ATAAATTACAGAATAAGCTACGGGGTGAAGGTGGCATCAAGGCGTTGCTAGGAATGGTCAGATGTGGACATCCTGATGTTCTTGCACAAGTTGCTCGAGGAATAGCAAACTTTGCAAAATGCGAGTCTAGAGCATCTACACAAG GTACCAAGACCGGAAAGTCTCTTCTGATTGAAGACGGCGCGCTTGCATGGATTGTACAGAATGCTAGCAATGACGCCTCACCAATCAAACGCCACATCGAACTTGCACTCTGTCACTTGGCACAACATG AAGTGAACGCTAAAGACATGATCACTAGTGGTGCCCTGTGGGAGCTGGTCCGCATTTCTCGAGATTGTTCACACGAAGACATAAGAAATCTTGCATATCGAACACTAACTTCGAGCCCTACCTTCCAAGCTGAACTGCGGCGGCTACGGATTGATAACTGA
- the LOC137721687 gene encoding AT-hook motif nuclear-localized protein 24-like — MDTHSLPPPFHTRDFHLHHQQQHPQFHHQQQNSEDEQTGSSGLNKGQKRERDIDNNDSGGNGGELGKELNVTMSGGDGSEMTRRPRGRPAGSKNKPKPPIIITRDSANALRTHVMEIADGCDIVESVATFARRRQRGVCIMSGTGTVTNVTLRQPASPGSIVTLHGRFEILSLAGSFLPPPAPPAATGLTIYLAGGQGQVVGGSVVGTLIASGPVVIMAASFSNAAYERLPLEEDEGQLPMQSGGGGSLGSPSGVGHQNQQQQQQQQQQQLMAEAANSNPPLFHGLPPNLLNSMQLPAEAAYWATGRPPF, encoded by the coding sequence ATGGACACCCATTCTCTTCCCCCTCCTTTCCATACAAGAGATTTCCACCTGCATCACCAGCAGCAGCATCCTCAGTTCCACCACCAGCAACAGAATTCCGAAGACGAGCAAACCGGAAGCAGCGGCCTTAACAAGGGACAGAAGAGAGAGCGGGATATCGACAACAATGACAGCGGTGGCAATGGAGGCGAATTAGGCAAAGAGCTCAATGTTACCATGTCCGGTGGTGACGGATCAGAAATGACGAGAAGGCCCCGAGGAAGACCTGCTGGATCCAAGAACAAGCCCAAGCCCCCCATCATCATCACCCGGGACAGCGCCAATGCGCTCCGCACCCACGTCATGGAGATTGCCGACGGGTGCGACATAGTGGAGAGTGTTGCCACCTTTGCTCGCAGGCGCCAGAGAGGCGTCTGCATTATGAGCGGGACCGGCACTGTCACGAATGTGACCCTCAGGCAGCCCGCCTCCCCAGGGTCTATTGTGACCTTGCACGGTCGATTTGAGATCTTGTCATTAGCAGGGTCTTTTCTGCCTCCTCCAGCCCCGCCTGCTGCAACTGGTTTAACTATATATCTGGCAGGAGGGCAAGGGCAAGTAGTAGGGGGAAGCGTTGTGGGAACGCTAATTGCATCTGGCCCGGTTGTTATCATGGCGGCTTCGTTTAGCAACGCGGCATATGAGCGGCTTCCACTGGAGGAAGACGAGGGTCAACTACCGATGCAAAGCGGAGGAGGTGGAAGTCTTGGGTCTCCGAGCGGAGTTGGTCATCAGAACcagcaacaacagcagcagcagcagcagcaacaacttATGGCGGAAGCTGCAAACTCAAATCCGCCTCTTTTTCATGGGTTACCTCCCAATCTCCTGAATTCCATGCAATTGCCAGCCGAGGCAGCGTACTGGGCTACTGGCCGCCCGCCATTCTAA